From Nitratidesulfovibrio vulgaris str. Hildenborough, a single genomic window includes:
- a CDS encoding DMT family transporter: MGYGIECGANTAQSGARGYVIALVSAVIMSFTGILIRFISVEYALPPVQLAFWRNFFVVATLLPVLLWRGIPIGLRSWRDRWLLAGYGLLLAVFNMDWTIAIVETGAAVATVLVYCSAAYTGIFGWLLLGEALTLPLMLTVAGCLVGCAMVCGVADPGAWNMSTLGLVTGIASGLLYAAYSMLGRVAARRGIDAWVTLLHIFAYAAVFQAVANLLLAAYAPGLGLGAAGFVGSGMAPGCWLALFILAAGPTLLGFGLYNVSLGLLPVVVANTILLLEPVLTAVIADAWLGEKLTTMQWAGALLIVSGVGLLRLIPSRVKVPPQAKAADAVPSTMQEREAPSHGQA, translated from the coding sequence ATGGGTTATGGCATCGAATGTGGGGCGAACACGGCACAAAGTGGTGCCCGTGGCTACGTCATCGCGCTGGTCAGTGCGGTCATCATGTCCTTCACGGGCATACTCATACGGTTCATCAGCGTCGAATACGCGCTGCCTCCGGTGCAGTTGGCCTTCTGGCGCAACTTCTTCGTGGTGGCTACGCTGTTGCCGGTGCTGCTATGGAGGGGGATACCCATCGGCCTGAGGTCATGGCGCGACAGATGGCTGCTTGCGGGCTACGGTCTGCTGCTTGCCGTGTTCAACATGGACTGGACCATTGCCATCGTGGAGACGGGTGCCGCCGTGGCGACGGTGCTGGTCTACTGTTCAGCGGCGTATACGGGCATCTTCGGCTGGCTTCTGCTGGGAGAGGCCCTTACACTGCCCCTCATGCTCACGGTGGCGGGTTGCCTCGTGGGGTGCGCCATGGTCTGCGGCGTTGCCGACCCCGGCGCGTGGAACATGAGTACGCTGGGCCTCGTGACGGGCATCGCCTCGGGCCTATTGTATGCGGCCTACAGCATGCTGGGGCGCGTGGCTGCACGGCGCGGTATCGATGCGTGGGTGACACTGCTGCACATCTTCGCCTATGCGGCGGTGTTTCAGGCTGTTGCCAACCTTCTGCTGGCGGCCTATGCGCCGGGACTGGGACTTGGTGCGGCCGGATTTGTAGGGTCTGGCATGGCCCCCGGTTGCTGGCTTGCGCTCTTCATCCTTGCCGCAGGGCCGACATTGCTCGGCTTCGGGCTGTACAACGTCTCACTGGGCCTGTTGCCCGTGGTGGTGGCCAATACCATTCTTCTACTGGAACCAGTGCTCACGGCGGTCATCGCCGACGCATGGCTTGGCGAGAAGCTGACAACCATGCAATGGGCCGGTGCGCTGCTCATCGTAAGCGGTGTAGGCCTGCTGCGCCTCATCCCCTCCAGGGTGAAGGTGCCGCCGCAGGCCAAGGCTGCTGATGCCGTGCCCTCTACAATGCAGGAAAGGGAGGCCCCATCGCACGGTCAAGCGTGA